The Deltaproteobacteria bacterium genome has a window encoding:
- a CDS encoding S24/S26 family peptidase has product MTSSRQKFREHLGLDDAERTVPTASMWPTIRAGDGIRFRRERRTPRLGEVWVAELGQVHVCHRVIWVSGEHAWLKGDWVLAPDGRVPVKQLFGPLSAVRRGDDWRPTNRRRDRAIGLALSLIGSTWQLTRGVLGRARRLAFAR; this is encoded by the coding sequence ATGACGAGCTCTCGCCAGAAATTCCGTGAGCACCTCGGCCTCGACGACGCCGAGCGCACCGTGCCCACGGCGTCCATGTGGCCCACCATCCGCGCGGGCGACGGCATCCGCTTCCGCCGCGAGCGCCGCACGCCCCGGCTCGGTGAGGTCTGGGTGGCGGAGCTGGGCCAGGTGCACGTCTGCCATCGGGTCATCTGGGTGAGCGGCGAGCACGCGTGGCTCAAAGGCGACTGGGTGCTCGCGCCCGACGGCCGCGTCCCGGTGAAGCAGCTCTTCGGGCCGCTCTCCGCGGTGCGCCGCGGCGACGACTGGCGCCCCACCAATCGCCGGCGCGATCGCGCGATCGGATTGGCCCTCTCGCTGATCGGCTCCACCTGGCAGCTGACGCGTGGCGTCCTCGGTCGCGCGCGTCGGCTGGCGTTCGCGCGCTAG